A section of the Cottoperca gobio chromosome 17, fCotGob3.1, whole genome shotgun sequence genome encodes:
- the and2 gene encoding actinodin2, giving the protein MENLKTLVRNRRNSVPVLAQVPQFKRLPDFWGWYKFFMNSHNQEGVEDLDRLYMTYLQNKHRTEEGPTFNHYLKHLSEIYKSCADSDDPECISESTSKPKAALVMPEAIKAATVRMCNPYLDPHCLYPIMSKGGAREPAPAPVKQPAPIFTPMLPMPMKSPSGFYYYAPVLEPFLSDAQRAELLRICNSEDVECLQYHLRAAYGYRPASGPAPSYAALKCDPRDPYCMPTLVQKAPTGFYHMLYPSCDPAVDPLCVTKAAAPAPLSAEEAPREQQCNPLFDGGCNPLTATKLSGLTKPVLEYPTKVGPAPPAAQMSCDPRYDPYCILAAAAALRNPEHQVRYKLGIQGKTKDGHDCYVHYDKDCTPVKFGYEAKADIKAPAKPFCHPYDPNCGKFAPPSAIEAPKSDKDGIILPDPDCDPEYDYNCRLRRSKPADAAADEPAAADEPAKEAAVPRFDDFLRGVMSQHQ; this is encoded by the exons ATGGAGAACCTGAAGACGCTGGTTCGCAACAGAAGGAACTCCGTCCCCGTCTTGGCCCAAGTGCCCCAGTTCAAACGCCTGCCGGACTTCTGGGGTTGGTACAAGTTCTTCATGAATAGCCACAACCAGGAAGGA GTTGAGGATCTGGATCGTCTGTACATGACCTACCTGCAGAACAAGCACAGGACAGAGGAGGGCCCAACTTTCAACCACTACCTCAAGCACCTCAGTGAAATCTACAAGTCTTGTGCCGATTCCGATGATCCAGAGTGCATCTCTGAGTCCACCAGCAAGCCAAAGGCTGCATTGGTGATGCCCGAGGCCATCAAGGCTGCCACCGTCAGGATGTGCAACCCATACCTCGACCCCCACTGCCTCTACCCAATCATGTCCAAGGGTGGTGCCCGAGagccagctccagctccagttAAACAGCCCGCCCCCATCTTTACCCCCATGCTGCCCATGCCCATGAAGAGCCCCAGTGGCTTCTACTACTACGCTCCCGTCCTGGAGCCCTTCCTGAGCGATGCGCAGAGGGCTGAGCTGCTGAGAATCTGCAACTCTGAAGATGTGGAGTGCCTGCAGTATCACCTGAGGGCAGCTTATGGCTACCGCCCGGCATCTGGCCCAGCCCCGTCCTACGCCGCCCTCAAATGTGACCCCAGGGACCCGTACTGCATGCCCACCTTGGTCCAAAAAGCCCCCACCGGCTTCTACCACATGCTCTACCCCAGCTGTGACCCAGCGGTCGATCCTCTGTGTGTGACCAAGGCCGCTGCTCCGGCTCCACTTTCTGCAGAGGAGGCCCCTAGAGAGCAACAGTGCAACCCTCTCTTTGATGGTGGCTGCAACCCCCTGACCGCCACCAAGCTGTCCGGCCTCACCAAGCCCGTGCTGGAGTACCCCACCAAAGTTGGGCCCGCACCTCCTGCGGCTCAAATGTCCTGCGACCCTCGCTACGACCCGTACTGCATACTGGCAGCCGCCGCTGCCCTTCGCAACCCCGAGCACCAG GTCCGCTACAAGCTTGGCATCCAAGGCAAGACCAAGGACGGCCACGACTGCTACGTGCACTATGACAAAGACTGCACGCCGGTGAAGTTTGGCTACGAGGCCAAGGCCGACATCAAGGCTCCAGCCAAGCCCTTCTGCCATCCCTATGACCCAAACTGCGGCAAGTTTGCTCCACCTTCAGCCATCGAGGCCCCGAAGTCCGACAAGGATGGGATTATCCTGCCCGACCCCGACTGCGACCCTGAATATGACTACAACTGCCGCCTGCGTCGCAGCAAGCccgctgatgctgctgctgatgagccCGCCGCTGCCGACGAGCCCGCCAAGGAGGCCGCTGTCCCACGCTTTGATGACTTCCTCAGGGGAGTCATGAGCCAGCACCAGTAG